From Accipiter gentilis unplaced genomic scaffold, bAccGen1.1, whole genome shotgun sequence:
ttatacagtttgtgataattatgcctactagtcctaatatgattggtacattgctaatgtttattcattactaaaacacacccacttgtggttggcagctacgcgtgttcagtaactttctcattagaacttcttcaaaagttacttgtgaagttatgccaaggtcacaccgtccctgtctttctcctgataacagcgagaccagctgttgtttttctcccaatatcagtaaagccagctattttcagccaaggcctagtcttgttgctcaaactgacattctttcacacagaactctgctctgtgtgaacttttccacaggcccatgtcctttttcagcaagccacttcccaacaaaaggtattcctagaaaaagtttcccgtttataaagcaggagtttgttggggctgaattacagttcctttgtaactgaattgggtcaatattccgaaaaaggggaatatgtttatttttgaaacaggtcaatactgcatgtgttgtgctggcaaggaggaggcttcttaaatgtagaacttgttaaatttaaaagcacacctccactctccatagtattgcttctatgttaattcagggttaagatattcattcacttcagtttctgtgaatctgttagggcagcgtgctctaaggtgatgggagggagcagggggaagaaggggaggaggaaaagcaaaatatctagaACCtactcttccatgactcctgcaaactgtaatgttattttttttttcccaagcctgaaaactgtacttggcggtgggattgtggctatcttgttaatattcttccttcctttcttgttttggcctctccaggaagcgattcgagtaatcctcggaaatcttgatgatttacatccattttctacagaccactatctttctgtgtaccctttctttcctacttgtaaaagaaaaggtccaatgacttgtatctgttgggcattgcttaatttgacattcctgcctagtagtgcgcagatctttagctggagtacgactcctctgagcttcgcagttttacattagctgaagatcctcctcagttgttgccttcaccagagaactgatgtatgtaaaaagaatgttttgcagtgttttcagatggccacccctgcgttccaaatctgatttagccagagaaaacgaacgtgcatatataaagtcccaggaagcccacgtaatgcgattgcaaggaaagctagtgcgttgtttcaaaaggttaataaaacgtaaagcgctccttacaggcgcagcagcgttggccctctagtagagaagaccgcagtagttttcttgtaaggtacattaggattaagtattgtagttgctgtagtgtaaagggttacggagaagttactctcctgaggctgttgttgcagagaaaagtaagttagtggaaggagaagccttttcagtcctaaggtgcgtcagtttgtgaattggatcaggccctttggcatcatctcctcccgtgattccgagtgcccaggagtaatgaacacccgcgtgtttccgcctccaaggcatccccttccagtctcggcagactgcgttattgccacccctggtcctagcaggcaagaacgagatcatcctctttctctgtcagaagctggtaggtatgagagcagcttattcctgttgctgccaggaagagaaagtagcccagagcatcgtcagacaggaggcacccaaacaaaggaagcctcgttgttggtttgcttcgctaaagcgcagccagttttgcctgcgtgcttgaggagggtttgattcatgagcttgtatttctggaactgggaagtccatccacctgctcaggcagcaccgggccctgcggagaactgcaagctcagaggcctggcgtgatgagttgtcctgcagtctgtgtgtcgggctcctcgctgtagcatacctcttagttaatcgccagctgtgggagtccttgaagccaaactcaaacgaacaatttcatcccttaaaggaactgactgtgtcatctaggcaaatcttgggcttcatctctggtcctcaggatgcaaatggagtaaaagtattcatgttatctgtttcttcctgaggtcagaggcacgtaagaaggctgctgcctggcgtcacccattcgtgcatgcatgagctcctaggtgtgcgaactgcacccccaggaaggaacgtctgtaactgtggcgtttgtcatgtcaattatcttttgttctcccattttgaggaggactgtgaagtgaatgtaatgatgctagtcctgtgaatcctagtccttttcaggtttaaaaataatttttaaaagaattactttttagttaggaaagctgatgaggttttcttcacagggttgggagagcctggcatgttgttttttgcgggaagatgtgaggactgaagccagatgcagttaaggaaacacagtgctatgaatgcaagcaactgatgggagagtgtcacctggatgagtgtttcttgtaatgtgttactagcgtatggtgtctcctcacatctcatttctccgctgtgtagttcgatgtgtcacttgttcagctgctgctgctcattaaatataaatctccattggcaggagcagttacagggtcgtggatcttggaccaagatcctcaaaaccccctagctatgcgaggtttccctgccgcacgtgcactgcctttgtgtcctgacgctctgtttctccagaaatgtcagtatttgcgtggggagtttcaaggacctgcctgtggacacgacggcccctacacccctgatgtattcttctggtgctgcatcctcttcttcgccacctttgccctgtcaagcttcttgaagaagtttaaaaccagccgctactttctaaccagagtaagtagaaggaggtggccagtgtccatctccgcactcgtttcccaaaatggctttcctggagcactaagcagtatttgccctaccttggtcaagctgggaaacgttggccttgcaggccaagctctccaagagcttggatgtcccacactcatttccatgagtgcaaaatcatcgtagcgtttcccacctgcctcgtgacctgccccagattgaagatttttggggtttgatttttttttattttttttcttctcctcaggtagtaggaagtcaggtttcccaaagttttgggggttggggttttcggtttgttttttttcccctaccttctgcgcattatgtgctcgagtggaaagtagattcgaatgaggagcttccttttgaggactaaaggatgcctcagtgccttgttgccattgtagctgtgagtgtagctgtagtggcagacatgtgttttcttatttttaatattattattattatttttagattttgacttaaaccaacccttgttggcctagttaagcttttttttattgtctgaccccagatctcacagggacaaacacagcagcagtatctaagcaagggatcaggctgcatgtgctcagaggggtggtgggatttggttaagcagccttaatgttgtggatgtctgcaactcttgcatctcacgttacggccctgtttgccatgcccctctcacctctggtttctcgccccaggtacggtccacagtgagtgactttgctgctttcctcaccatcgtcatcatggtgctccttgactttgtggttgggatcccattgccgaagctccaggtcccccatgcgttcaaggtaacggggtgttttggcacgtgggggtgccacaaggtgatgccggggcagggcagggctgagtctggaggagatgctggtggtgtgaccatctcctcttccacctccaagtgccttgcttcctcctggaaacgagaagatggccccaaaactagatacctacaggggaagtatctagagctgcttgcaaggaggagactggcactgctgaagcccccgggagagggggacatgaagccagggctgggaggtgctctgacgcaaggagggaggggaaaatgaaagccagtggagtgcctgggctgggagacaatgctgatgtgtgggctttgttgcagcctaccagagacgaccgcgggtggttcatcaaccccataggacccaacccttggtggacggtgttggctgcgctcgtcccagctctgctctgcaccatcttgatattcatggaccagcagatcagtgcctttattgtgaacaggaaggagcacaagctgaaggtaagggcctgcgagagatgactccagccccttctgggctgcaggtctggggggaagctcttattcccgatgctttctgaagtcattggtttgggacaaggtcaggctgcgtggcaggatgctctcctggattaacgatgatgcagggagcaagtgacaaggcagttcagatgagcaaccttttggaggagcaaattaatcttggagcaatagagaagtgcgtttttgttttaaaatggcagcagcagcaggtgtggggaatgaattgttttgatgcgctgccagggataactcagagtcacaccttccttgcaagtggtacagttttctttgtgagtggaaaaaatggtttggtgcttttgggttgtggcttgttgttttttggagaagtatttaatgcacaagctctgcatatccattgtgtctgaactcctgccagattttcatgccaggtgcttgtgcaaagcctgcatacacccttgcttgtttccatttcttgttttgaattctgaagaagttgacttgtgctcgagcagggtttgagtctgacttgcgacgttatccttgctcttgtgctatgggatgctctgtttcttgttttcctgcctgcagaaaggatgcgggtaccacctggacctttttgtggtggccgtgatgctcagggtgtgctctgtgatggggctgccctggtttgtggctgcgaccgtcctgtccatcacccacgtgaatagcctcaaagtagagtctgactgctcagctccaggagaacaacccaagttgctggggatacgagagcagagagtcactggcttgctgatctttgtgctcatgggctgctccgtcttcctcacttctgtgttaaaggtgagaggaaaatgcaaaccacccaacaaccgtgagcttgttggaggttacagaaaaacagtcccttctctgcaggcctgagtagttagttgtggagcggaggaggaggaggtggtcccaacccttggggcttgaccaacggtgggaaccagcctcggttaggttttgcagcccttcaggcccccgtttggtgtgctcgaggcgagcaagcaacgcaactgcttgaatttttgggtgtctttcaggcccacccatgtttatgggttacagttgagcatattcagacgagcacatctgctctgtttcaaacaggcagccctttagtggctgcaatttgctccccaaatgacgcggagcagccgttcccaggagctaaacacactgaggtcatccctgtgggcttccttgcacgttcctcccacaaagtaatctcgtctctaggctaaaaggaggcctgtggcctttgcctgttgccccaagaataggcagaagtgtttcttctaccgccagagaatgcggcatagggtagcacgggtgaaattgcctattttcctccaacctttctggaaaataggattattctgaggagagataactcccaagttcagcctaaagcagagccttagctcactcgtgcgcacaaaatggcaaaaaaatggttaatatctgacccatctctaagcctgaatggaagctggaaagcttcaagcaattttaggcagtgcctgtggaagagggtggtaatactgaaaatgcaatacagaaaaataaacgattgcattctttcttttttttttcttccccccccccccccccccccccagtttataccaatgcctgtgctttatggcgtctttctctacatgggtgtgtcgtcgctcagaggaattcaggtacggactcttttacagcgtgcagcatgtcggctccctggtattttgtctccgtagcagcagggaaaaaagcagtggcatgggaaaaactgtaccagcagtggcttaggaacccggaccggggctaagccccagcaagagcctttgcacagagctgttgctctgcagctcccgggcttgcctcccaaaactcctcatccagcaaaacctcccacacttatgcagagctttgattctcggggctccgctgttcctcttgctgatgctaatgcccttggtggcatcagttcccataatcacggattgctatgtaaaatatttattgcaggacttatccttctgagattgttatcctggatgaaatgtcacaaatgaccatatggaaggctctcactttgaagacagaaaccctttgaatccagggaggaaaaaggtaaaggattacacgtgaacgtgaccgtgctcctctgcaagcgacggcgcacacctacgcttttcccacgctttggccggcaaggctgagcaaacggcctgtccctgggaacaggcagggaggtctgtggcacgcaaaccagctcctctctgctggggtggtcccccgaacagggctgaatcagcagcagctggcaggtcttccactgatgatgctctccctctttttctcttcccttcgcctttccccactcccgcttttcacgtttaggaatcttgactttgaaggagaggagtgagagcgtgactcggggatgtgccaacgcagacagagggagaaggcactttgtttcagttggaggattcccattaaagccatgcagatgttttcagttatccttggtgtgcttcaggcattcagtatctctagaccagcaagctgaggggaacgtcacagtcaaggggagtttggtggtgttcagtctgtgtgcgtacgtgcgtgtgggggtgtgggtttgtagtggtagagggactgctacagctttatcattcagtgctgctcttttaatacctaattcctcctctttttttttctctttttttcaaatgtaaactgggaatgtccaaaataattttctgttatatttgatgcattctccactttcttcttgatcacgactgggtttttggtctggtttggagttctggctttaattcactcttatgtctcttactgatacaagagggatgccctctgcagcagggcagcatagagagcgtccgagcagttggcctaaggtgaaagaaaagcatttgctccctgcgctccagttttacctttcttggttggtttggcaagtatcacaataatgtgtgatgaactgaccgtaaaccccattcaccgtctccctgtgccactggggggggggggggggggggggggtagggaatctgggagtgaagttgtgcctgggaagaagggaggggtggagggaaggtgctctgagatttggttgtatttctcattaccctgctctggttgatttgtaataaattgagttaattttcctcaagcggagtctcttttgccagtgacggtaattggtgagtgatctctcctgtccttatctcgacccacaagctctttgttatattttctctcccctgtccagctgaggagggggagtgatagaacggctttggtgggcacctggcatccagccagggtcaacccaccacagggggaaatgatgtacttaagaaattatgtacttaagccacacgaaaaaggccacaaagctcttgtgaaacaagatcccctttgtatgatcaacgcatgccttgctaacaactgtgcccctgaagaagaactaaaaaactgagaagaagggaacatcctactccaggaggcgccaaaaagttgaataattgctaataggcatgaagtcagaaacatcttcgcaaactggaggaaaggtaaagaaaggtggcagggggagatcatgaccaccaactcaattccacaccaaaaagacttacccccccactctccttgagc
This genomic window contains:
- the LOC126037255 gene encoding electroneutral sodium bicarbonate exchanger 1-like isoform X3 produces the protein MHLEERKVLHLLKLGSRKAKSCRNTGEPVHRDRLETIEATYASCPDVKDGPMENGETRFTDGSSYVLNSNRHAGYAVTASQEKCQYLRGEFQGPACGHDGPYTPDVFFWCCILFFATFALSSFLKKFKTSRYFLTRVRSTVSDFAAFLTIVIMVLLDFVVGIPLPKLQVPHAFKPTRDDRGWFINPIGPNPWWTVLAALVPALLCTILIFMDQQISAFIVNRKEHKLKKGCGYHLDLFVVAVMLRVCSVMGLPWFVAATVLSITHVNSLKVESDCSAPGEQPKLLGIREQRVTGLLIFVLMGCSVFLTSVLKESRRAMEAAAAASSVQLNVGKTSDVDIPKQSSDGTDPSEIVILDEMSQTTIWKALTLKTETL
- the LOC126037255 gene encoding electroneutral sodium bicarbonate exchanger 1-like isoform X5 gives rise to the protein MWKRPLRRALQKCQYLRGEFQGPACGHDGPYTPDVFFWCCILFFATFALSSFLKKFKTSRYFLTRVRSTVSDFAAFLTIVIMVLLDFVVGIPLPKLQVPHAFKPTRDDRGWFINPIGPNPWWTVLAALVPALLCTILIFMDQQISAFIVNRKEHKLKKGCGYHLDLFVVAVMLRVCSVMGLPWFVAATVLSITHVNSLKVESDCSAPGEQPKLLGIREQRVTGLLIFVLMGCSVFLTSVLKESRRAMEAAAAASSVQLNVGKTSDVDIPKQSSDGTDPSEIVILDEMSQTTIWKALTLKTETL
- the LOC126037255 gene encoding electroneutral sodium bicarbonate exchanger 1-like isoform X4, with the protein product MENGETRFTDGSSYVLNSNRHAGYAVTASQEKCQYLRGEFQGPACGHDGPYTPDVFFWCCILFFATFALSSFLKKFKTSRYFLTRVRSTVSDFAAFLTIVIMVLLDFVVGIPLPKLQVPHAFKPTRDDRGWFINPIGPNPWWTVLAALVPALLCTILIFMDQQISAFIVNRKEHKLKKGCGYHLDLFVVAVMLRVCSVMGLPWFVAATVLSITHVNSLKVESDCSAPGEQPKLLGIREQRVTGLLIFVLMGCSVFLTSVLKESRRAMEAAAAASSVQLNVGKTSDVDIPKQSSDGTDPSEIVILDEMSQTTIWKALTLKTETL